The Acidithiobacillus ferrooxidans ATCC 23270 genomic interval ACAGAACCATATCATCGTCCCTCCGGATTACAAGTTCTATTTGGCGGCGCTGAATGCGCAAATACAGACCTACGAGACAAAAGAATCGCTGAACGACAAAAACGTGCGCCTGGCGGAAGAGTTGGTGCAAAGCGCCAAGGCCAGGATAGCCAACGCGAGCGGAGGAAAGGTCTGATCATGTACATTTACGTCGTCGGCAACATTCAGTCTTTCTTTAGCGTCCTGACCGGCATACAGATGCTGTTCAACCCGGCGAACAACACCCTGTGGGCAAGTCAGGGCACCAACGCGTCAGGCTTCCCTGGCAGTTGGGCGCTGGGGCTGGGGTTGATGTTCGGGTTCATCATCATGATCCTGACCGGCATGAACAATCTGCGCATCGAATTCCACAAAATGCTGATTATCATGGTTGTTTTCATGGCGCTCTGGGAAGTGCAAACCAGCGCCACGGTGGAAAACATGCTGACGGGTAATTCCGTGACGGTGCAAGGCATACCCATCGGCATTGTCTATCCGGCCGCCATTTTTTCGACCATCGCCTATGATGCGGCGGAAGAAATCGGGCAGGCCGATCAAAACGCCGGCAACAATAACCCCTCTTTGTTCACCGGAAGCTACAACAGCAATTACGGTTTTGCCGGCCCGCTGGCGCTGACGTATAAACTGCGAGGGCTGTACAGCGTTTTCAATGAGTATGACTCCCCGCTTTCCGGATCGGTCGCGCAATACGTGGATCATTGCATCATTCCGCAAGCATCCGTGGTTGATTCTGGCGAACTCATCGACAGCCCGGATCTGGCCGCAACGCTGTTCACCGGCCCAAACGCCATAGCTCCATCCAATAACCAGGTACCTATCGATGTAAACGGCTCCAATCAGGCCACCGCATGGCAGTCGGTACCCTGTTCCACCGCGCAATCGACGTTGAGCAATGCCTGGAGCACGTTTTACGGCGGTGCCGGGAGCAATAGCCTCAACAACGTAGTTTCCATGAAAACGCAGAGCAACGGGAAAACCGGTGTGGATGCCAGTACGGCGGAATCTGTCCTGCAAACCATGTTCACTACCACGGCGAACGGCGGGCAGAACTTCATCGGAAACCTGATTCTGAATTGCGCGGCGGAAGCCGGGAACGCGCAGGCCGCGAGCGACATGAGCAGCAGCGCGGACGTGACGGATCCGTCCACTCTTTCTCCGTACTGTACCACGAAAGCGGCCGCCCTGGGCCGACAGCAGGCCATGAACGCGGGGTCGGCGTCGCTCTTCGAGAGCAACATGATCCCAACCATGGCGCTCCTGCAATTCCTGTTTTTCGCCATGGCGCCGCTGACCTTGATCATCGCCGCGATGATGGGCGTACAGGGCTTGCCGATGCTGGGCAAGTACATGATTTTTGGTGCATGGACGGAATCCTGGATCCCCGTTGCCCAGATCATCAACGATTACATCCAGCAGACCACCAATCAGCTCTATGCGAATATCCAGACGGCGGCGGCGGCGACCAGTATTACGACCCCCGGCGGCGGCACGATGACGATGTCCGCGACCTCATCGGCCAACATCCCCATGATCCTGACCCATGCCATGAACGCCCTTTCCATGGCGGATATGATGATGTCGGCGACCCCGATCATCACCCTGGTGCTTCTGACCGGCTCCTATTTCGCGCTGACGCAGCTCGGCAGCAAGATCTCGGGCAACGACGTGGTGGACAAGAATATGAGCGAGTCCACGCCTACAAACGGCACGAATGTGATGGCGAGCGGGGCGTATGGGGTGGGGGTGAATAACCCTGGGACCGTGGGCGGAAGCTACGGGTCAACCGCGCCGCTTAATGCTGTTTCTTACTCCGCTTCGAGTGGCATCAACGCGACAACGACCCAATCGGAAGCCGCACAGGCGAGTCTGACGCGGCAGGCGACCGAAAGTGCCGGTATAACCGCTCAAAATATGTCGTCGTTGATCAATAGCCAGTCCGCTGGCGTGCAGAGCGCGCTCACACAAACGGCAGGGGCGCAGCATGCCGCCAAAGTTGCGCGGCATGCACAAACACAATACATGAGTGACTTTGGTTTTAGCAAAGATAATGCGCTGACTTTTGCTGGGATATTGTCTGGTGAACTTGCAACAGGAGGGCAAATCACTGGAGAGATGGTGAAGGGACTGGTCGGAAAGTTGGGGGGGTCAGCGACTGGCCAGCAAGCAGCGAAGTTCGCGGACAGTATCAAAAGTGGCGATGGCCTGAAACAACTAGAGGATTTTAGTCACGCAGAAGAGGCGCTAAGTTCCAACGGACTTGAGAGCAAATTGTCCCATACCGATCAAAAAGGAACCGCTGCGGCCATTGGAACATCAACCGCAAAAACCAGGTCTCTTCTGAGTGCTCGTAATGCCGTAGAAACGCAAAGTGCAGGCCTGGCCAAGGCCGCCGTTGCGGCGCAGTCTGCCGGCGGAAACATCAATTTTGATGTCGCGAATACGGCGCCAGCGATTACCGATACCGCAGCGGCCATCGGTCATGTAAGTGGAAATGAATGGGCCAGGATGTCGATTATCGCCGCAACCGGCCGGAACGGCCAGGCCAGCGAGGATGCCGCGCTAGCTCAATTCGATCAATTGCATAAGCGCGGTATGGCCATTTACGGCGGTTCCAATGAAGCGGCCACTGGCTATGCGTTGATTTCCATGGCGCGCAGCATGCCGAACAAGGCAGAGGCTACGGAAATGCTGGCAAGAGCGACTGGTCATCATGAGTTGGCGGCGGCGGCGGCCGGGATGGCGCGGGACATGCAGAACATCCAGCGGGCGGTGGCAGGCGCTGGTGTGGCGATTGATCCGTCAGCGACCGGATCCGTTCCAGATCTCGTCTCGCAGGTTGGCGGTGCCACCGGAGCGCCGAGTGCGGGAGCGACCCAGGCCCAATATCAGGCAGATCATGGTGCGGCTGCAAGCAACGTCAACAACTCGACAGGCGCCGCCGACTGGAATCCGTCTGCTGTAACTGGGTTTTTCCAGGGGGCGCAAAGCGATGTGGCTAACCACGGTCCAGGTGCCAAATTGCTAAATCAGGCCATGGGCATGTTTGGATCCGGAGTCATGACCCCACAGCAGGCGCAGCAAGGAATGGGGAAAGAAAGGGGGGCCTACATAGACAAGGCGGCGCGGCTAGGATCTGAAGACCCAAACCTGACAAGCCTAGCCCTTGGCGCCACCGGACTTGGCGGTATGGCCGCTGCGTTGGCGCTTGGCGGTGGGCTCAAAAAAATGATGGGGAACAAGGCGGCGCAAGCTGATCTGGAAAAGGGGATGAGCCCAGAGGAACAGCAAGCCATGTCTGAAGCGGCTAATGAGATGGCTGATGGCAAATCGTTCGGAGATTTAACTGAGGCGCAGCAAGGCGCTGTCATGAAGGCGACTGGGAATCTGAACAGCGTTGCAAACGCGAAGATAACGCAGGAACTCGGCACGAAAACAATGGATTCCTACAACAGTGGTGTTGAGAAGATGCTCAACGGAAAAGCAAATGAGATTACGCCAGGAGAACGCGCATCCATTGCCAAGGTTGCCCAGGCGCGACAGGCAATTACCGATAAATTGGGGCTGTCGAAAGCGCCGTCTGGTGGTGAAGCCGTTGATAGCGGGGGTGACGGAATTGCGCAGGGGAACTCTGGTGCAGAAGAGGCAAACGGGCAGGTTCCTGGGGAGTCTGTGGGCGCAGATCCGTTGGATCCGGGATCACCGCCAAGTGTTCCTGTAGAAAAAACCGTGGTTCCAATGTTCCCTGGGCAAGACGGATACCAGGGCCCGTCAAATAGCCCCGGATCGAAAGAATAAATGCTTGACATAATTTTGCGAGTATGGTAGCTAGAAGTCGGGAAGATTCTAGTAAGGAAGTTGTGTGATGCAGAATGGAAAAATGATCAGGTTCTTGCGCCGGTTTGAGTATCGCGATGTTGCGATCCTTGCCGAAGAGGCGGTTTTCTACGTCTTCGGTTTGCTTATGATCGCGGTGGCCAGCGGTGGAATGCACCGGTGGCTGTTCCTTGGGGCGTTTCTCGCTGGAGTCCCGGCGGGCATGGTGGTCACGTATGTATACAACCGGATCGTCTCATCGCGATTTCACCGGGACATGCCCGGCTATGCATGGTTCGGATACCCGATGGGACTGGGGTTTCTCCTGCTCGCGTTGCAGGCGTGCGGAGACAGCCTGCTTCCGGCGGCTATCATGGCAGTGGTCTGTGGATTCGTCCTGTTGATGGGCTTGCTGACCATTTCTAATGAGGAGGCGGCAGTGGGTGTAGGCTGCGAGTTCAACGAATTCGATGATTGGTTCAAGGAGATGAGAGACAACAATCTCGGGTTAACGACCGGTATTCCAATTGGTAAGTGGTGGTTTTTGCACGACGACTAACCCGGCCAAACCGATCCTTTTTGCATCGAGAAGCGGGTTCGCCGCTTTTTAGCAGCACGGTGGAGTTTGCCGCGCGGAAGAGGAGCGGTTTTTCCGGTTTCTTCTGAGCACCGGTGAGGCGCTAGGCTGTGCGCGCAGTGCCATATTCGGGTATGAGGCGACTCGCAGCGCGACGAAAGACGGTCACCTTTTAGCACCTTTCCCTGACCAGTTGGCTGGCCCGAAACGTCACCACCCGCCGCGCCTTGATCTCGAACGGCTCCCCATTCTTCGGATTCCGCCCGGGTCGTGCCCGTTTCTCATGCAGGATGAAGTTCCCGAAGCCGGATAGCTTCACGTCCTCACCAGAGGCCAATGTGGCGCGGATGGTGTCGAACATGGCATTGACCAGCGCGGCGCATTCTTTGGCGGTCAGACCCATGGTATCCGATAGGTGGCGGGTCAAATCCAGTTTTGTGATGGTCATGCTGTGTGCTCATTCTTGCCAAAGCCGCGCTCAATATAGCAGAACACGGCTTTTGGATGAATGCCTTGCGGTGATTACGATTCGTTGCATCTGCAACGTAAAATGTTATACTTGCTGCATAGTATGGAGGTGCAGCATGGCGCAAGCGATCATCGCAACCGGCAAGGAAAATCAGGCGCAGCATCGCGCCGCCTTGGCGAAAATGCTGATGAAGGCGTTTGATCTCTGGAATGTGCCCAATGAGGACCAGCTTGCCTTGCTGGGGCTGGCACTGGAAAACCGTGCGGCCCTCAGCCGTTATCGCAGAGGCGAACCGCTGGCGACAAACCGGGATCTCCTGGAGCGATCTGGTCACTTGCTGGCTATCCACAAGAATCTGCGTCTGCTTTTTCCGCACGACAGAGACCTGGCCTATCGTTGGATGACCGCGCGAAACCGAGCATTCGGCAATCAAACTCCCGTGGAAGTGATCTGCGAGTGGGGCTTTACGGGGTTGCTCATGGTGCGTTCCTATCTGGACCGGGCTCTGGGCAGCTAGCCAGTGGATTCCTTTTTTGACGGACTATCACTCACCGATGTCCACAAAACGCTGATACGCAACATCATCAGTTCATGGGCATCGGAAGATCTCTTCGATGATCTTTCGGAAAATCCAGAGGACTGGCCTGTGGCGCAACGGTACGAGGCTGCCGCCAAGCCACATAACCACATATCAGCAGCGCCGATCATCGATCGTCCTTTTGAAGAGGCCGAGTGGTACGCCGCCATCGAATTCCCGTTTCGGCACTGGACGACGAGCAGATACAGCGATGGCTCGTTTGGTGTCTGGTATGGCGCGGATACCGTGGAAACCTCGGTGTATGAGACCGTGTACCATTGGCGGTCCAGGTTGCTGCGTGATGCCGGATTCGAGCAGATGGTGATCGCCGGCGAGCGGGAAAGCATTACGGGAGATCGGGCAATCTATGGGGTTCGTTGTGACGCGGCGCTGGTGGACTTGCGACCAAGAGTGGCGAGCTACCCGGCCCTGGTGGATCCCGAAAACGTTCGTTTTACCCAGCCCATTGGCGCCAGGCTAAAAACGGAAGGACACCCCGGCCTGGCCACCCGTTCCGCGCGGTGCGAGGGAGACGTGTATGCTGTCCTCAACCCGAACGTATTATCCGGGCCTAAAATCCAGTCTTATCTCACTTACCGGCTCACGGACCATGGCGTAGTGATCAGTCAGGGGCCCGTGGGAAGCATTCGACCGTGGATGCGGATTCCTTGATAGTCTCTTTACCAATGCTATTGTAAAATAGTATATTTATAATTCATGCGAAAGCGTGGAGGAAAGTGAGATGCAGAACGTAATTCCGTTTGAGTACGAAGGTCGGGACATTCGGGTGATTCCAGGGGAGAACGGCGAACCGTGGTGGGTGGCGGTGGATGTGTGTCGAGCGTTGGGGCTGGTGGACGCATCAGTTGCAATGAGAAAGCTGGACGAGGACGAAAAGACCACCCTGTGTTTAACACCGGGTCATGTCAAACAAGGACTTAGCGACAACGCTCCCGGCACTTCTCTCAACCTGGTCAATGAGCCAGGCCTCTATCGCCTGATCCTGACTAGCCGCAAGCCGGAAGCTCACGCCTTCAAACGTTGGGTCACCCACGAAGTTCTGCCCATGATTCGTAAGACCGGCAAGTACGAGACCTCGCCCGCACAACCGAAATACGCCCGGTTTGCCGATGTGGATTGGCCTGCTGTCGCGCGGATGCATGCGGCATATAAGCGTGTCGCTAAGTCTCGCAAAATTCCGGTTGCGGCGCAGGTCACCGTAGCGGATCTGGCTGTCGAATTGCTGATCGGCGTACCGCTGCGGGCGATTATCAGCGATGCCATCGCGCAATTGGGAGATCTCACAGAACCGACAACCGATGTGCGCACGAAGGCCGGACCATCGGAGCATGTGGCCATCGACTCGATCCAAGAAACAGACGTTCGCTTGTCCCCGGAAGCGACGCTGAACGTAAGCGACTTGGGCGCGCTCTTGGGCGGCTACACCGGGATCGCATTTAACCGCCTATTATATGGCTTAGGCTATCAGGTCCGCCACACGATTCGCGGAAAATCGGAATGGCATCCAACGGAGAAAGGCACCCCCTTTGCGGTCAAGATCTTTGTGCCGCGTACGGGCGGTCGTGGTGCCGACGTGCCCCAGTTGCTCTGGAAAGCAGGGATCCTGGACGCGCTGCGGGCAGAACCGGCGGTGCAGAAAAACTTCGATCCAATAAAACATTGATGACAACCGACGCCGATCTCCAGGCCACGTCTAAATACCTGGTCAGCCTGCCGCCGGAGGAGTTTGCGGCGGCGATGCTGCAGTGGATGTTTTTGCAGTTTCTCTCGAAGAAGGGGCTGCGGGAGATGACCGTGGCATTGCCGGGGGGGATTTTCACGATAGGTGAGGGCGACCCGCTGGAGCGGTTACGGGCGGCGCGGGCGGTGATCGATCGGGAAATTTCGATCTTGGAACACAATCGTCCGGTGTAAGCTCTTGCAACTTCCAAGAAACGATATAATATACTAGCAGACGCGAACCACATCGAGGGTACCCATGTTTGGAAAAGACTCCGGTGGCAAGGCCAAAAAGCCGTTGCCGCCATTGAAGAAAAGACTGATAACCGGCGGCGCGATTCTTGCGGCGGTGGCGGTGTTGATCGGCGGCAAGGTGCTGATGGGTCACCAGGAAACAGCGACGGGGGCTGGCGGCACTGATCAGGTGCATGTGCTGAAGCCTTCGGCGTTGCCGGTTCCTCGTCCTGTGCCCTCTGCGCCGAAGGGGTTGATATCTCCGCAGCCAACGCCTTTGGCACAAGGTGTGCTGCCGGGGACTACCGCAGTCGCTCCGCCCTCGATCGCCATGGCATCAACGGCCCCGGCAACTTCTGGTTCATCTGCCGAGACGCAGGAGATCGCGCAACTCATCGGATCCGCCAGTCAGGGCGCGGCCACCGTCAAACAGGTGTACATGAACGGACCACAGGGGTTTGTCGGTGTGGTGTACGAAATTGCCGGCGGTGATCGCGGTATGGCCTGGGTGAACCTCCCAGATCATCTGGTATTGATCGGAACCCTGTTGACGGCTTCCGGGCAGGATCTCAACGGGCCCTATCTCTTCGCCAAGACGGCGAAGAGTGCTGGTGCGTCCGGCGTCACCGCGTCAACACAAAGCGGCACGACCGGAAGCGTCATGGCCACCGCCTATAACGGTGGTACCGGCTTCGTGGTAGGCACGGCCGGCCCGGAAGCCACTGTGTACATTGATCCGGACAGCGGAAAGGGACACGCGCTGTATCTGGCGCTGGAGCCGCTGGTCCATGGCGGAAAAATCAGGGTGCGCTATGTGCCCATCGCGGAAAAAGGCAAAGACAGCCTGGCGGTGGCGGAAGCCATCCTGTCCGCGCCAAACCCGGCGACCGCCCTGGACAAAAACGAGCACCTGTTCAAAAAGCGCGCCAATGGAGCCAATAAGGGCGGGTTGCGCGGCATCACCCCGAACCTGCAGATGACGCAGATCGTGGACGGAAACACCGGGATGCTGGCCGCCGCCGGATATATCAGTGATCCGGTCATGGTGTATTGCGACAAGGCGGGTGACTACCAGGTGCAGCAGGGGCATCAGGCCGCCATGGATCTGGATGCGGTGATGGAAAACATCGGAGCCTGTCATTGAAGCATTTCGGCGAACTGTTCTTCTTTCTCGTCGTGGTTTTCGCGGTATGGATCTTTGTCGGATCCACTCCCGACGCGCGAATCGGGAGAGCTTGTGAGCCAGCGCAATGGATTGGACACGCGGTGGGCTCGGCGGCCATGGCCGGCGGCACCGACTATGGGCAAAGCATCAATGGCGGATCCAACGAGCTGGATTATCACTGCAAGCTGGCCATCTGGGATTATTTCTATGCCGACGAATGGGAGAAGGCGCACCCAGGGCAGCCTTTGCCGGGACAGCCGCGCGTCGTGGCGCCGGTGCCTGCGGCACAGCAACCTGCAACCACCAGCACAGAAGCAACAACCAGTTCTCAACCTGCAGCAACCGCGACGGGGCCGAATTAATGCGACAGGGATCAACGAATGAGCAAAGATCGAAAGGCGCCTTTGTGGCGATCATGGCGGCTATGGGCCTGGGTGTTCGCGCTGGGCTTCGGATGGCACACCTGGGCGACCCAATGGGTGCCGGCGTACCAGCTCCCGTGCTATCAAACCTACGTGGGCGACTTCCAGAAGGAAGCGGTCGATTGGCAGATGGGGCATCCGTTTATGTCCGGGATATATTCGGGCATGACGCTGGGTTTTTGGCCGGAGGGTTACGCGATCCCCAGGGGCTGCACCTATGTGAACGAGGGGCAGGGGATTCCGCCCTGGACTTACAGCCCGTTCGCGCGACTGGCGTTCCCCGCCTTTCATCTCTACGCCACGTTTTTCGCCATTCTGTTCGCGCGGCTATACCTGGGCTTTCTGCGCTATGCCTTGCGGCCGGGCTCACGGGATGCGCCCATTTTCCGGCTGCTGCGCCGGTGGCAAGAGTTTCGGCACCGCCGCCGGTTATCCGATTCCGCCCCGCCCCAAGACTTGGATCCGGCTGGCAGTATGCCAACCCACAAAGCGGATTGATTCAGGTGATGGGTGCGCGGGAACCCATGATCGTGCGGCGCTCTCCGCAGGAGTGGGTGCTGGAAAACAGCGTGACCGCGCCAGTGGCGCCGGTGCGACATACACCAGGGCAGATCACCATGCCGCTGCATTTGCCCGCCGTGCCGGTTTTCCATTACCAGATGGCCAGTAACCCCTGGACATGCCATCCGGCCAATCTGCCTTGCGGCAAGAGCGGGCATGCCTACTGGTCCTGCAGCAAAGATCAGGGAAAGGCCTCGGACGGGGCACTGCCAAAAGGGTGGAAATGGACGAAAACGGGGCCAGCATGCAACCCGTGAGGATACCTAATCACTTTGATGACCAGCGCCAGATCCTGTTTTGGGACATCGACACCCTGGCCGTGGTCATTATGTTTTTCATCATCGGATATGTGCTGCGCGAGTTGACCATCATGATGGTGCTGGCGTTTTTTGCGGGCCATCTGTTTTCAAAATGGAAGACCAATCAGCTCAATGGAGTTCTGATCCATCTCAGCTATCGGTTCGGATGGTGGCGCATCAACGATGTTTTCAAAAACGGCAATACGAAGGAGTGGGTCGATTGAAATTCGAACTGTTCAAAAAGGATTACGAAGGCCTGCTCCGCAACAACCGCGCGTTCCTGATCGTCATTGGCGTTCTGGCGGTAGTGGTGCTGATGCAGCAATGGGCCATCGTCACGGAAAAAACGCGCATGGTCTTGGTGCCGCCCTACATCGACAAGGCGGTGAAGATCGGCTATGCCAGCGCTGACGCCGATTATTACGAGTCCTGGGGGCTGTATGTTTCGGAACTGATGGGCAACCTCACCCCGGGCGACGCGCCGTTTGTCGAAAAGGCGATGGGCAAACTCTTTTCTTCCGTGAGTTACGAAGGGGTGAAGTCGCGGATCGCGCAAAGCGCGGCTGAAGAGGCCAACGCGGATGCCACGTTCGCTTTTGAGGCGAAGTCGGTGATCTGGCAAAGCCAGACCGGCACCGTGTTCGTGCATGGCACGCTGCGCCAAGTCAATGGCGCTGGCCGGACCATATCCGCCACCCCGTTCACCTTTTCCATGCGGGTACATATCGCCGCTGGAAGGCCTGTGCTGGACGATTTCCACTCTTATGCCGGAAGTCCGCACACCATTCAGTGGAAACTGCATCACATCGTCAAAAAGCAAGGAGGCGCCTCTTGAAGCGCAGGACCGTAGTCATCGCGTTGTGCGGGGCCCTGGGCGCCTGCGTTTCTTCTCTGGCTGACGCCAACGCCTTTGTGCAGGGCGCCCAGCCGGCGTTTCCGACCAGTCCGGTGCCCATGCCGCCCTCTCCGGCATTCAAGAGCCTGGGCACCATCCCGTCGGCCCCGACGCCAGGAGGGGTAACGCTTCCGGCCCAGGATCAGACCGCCGTCGAGGCGGAAGTGAGAAGGGCGGAGGCCGCTGCCAATCGTCCCAGTCAGCCAGCGGATGCTGGCCTGCCGCCGCAGTCCTTCGGGCGAACGCCCGCCGCCGTCCCGGTCACGGGTTATGCGGGAGCGGGCCGATTGCCAGCGCCGTTGCCGTCTGGTGGTTTTGTTCCTCCGCCGGCGGGCGCGTCTCCCCAAATGATCTCCGGGTACGCGAACAATATGGGCGGAGAGGAAGAGCCGCCGCACATGAGTATGAGCGCCGCCTTAAAGGACGGCACAATGGTGCGGCAGCAGAACATCCGGGTGCATTCCGGAAAAACGTACTCCATCATCGTCAGCGGTGTCGCTCCGAACCTGATCGAGACGCCTTTTCGCCATCCGGAGATGCTGGTGACCAACAGCAAGCTGGCGACACCTATCGTGCATGGCCAGAACCTGGTGGTTTCCACGACGCCGGCATTCCCGGTCGGCGTTTATGTGACGGGCAAGAACCCGCATGACCCGATGATTTCGCTGACCATGATCCCTAAAAAGATTCCGCCGAAGAATTACCGGCTGATCATTCCGGGATTCATTCCCTCGGTGGCGCCAACCGTCACCGGTCAGAGGTCCGGGTATGCGCAGCGCATGGTGCATTTGATGCGGGACGCGGCGTTGAAGCAGGTGCCGGAAAACTATCGGCAGTCGCATAAGCGGCTGGCGTTGCCGGGGCCCGGCGGCGCGTTCTCCTGGACTTGGGAATTTTCCTGGGTAGGCAACCGGTACCGGATTACGGCCTATTCCCTGAAAAACACCCTGGTTGGGCCAGTGAACCTGATGGAAACGAATTTCTACGCGCCTGGCGTCCTGTCCGCCAGCGTGTATCCGCATCACCATCTATATCCGGGCGAGAAAACGCAGGTTTTTGTGATCACGAAACTGACGGCGGCGCACGGCACGCTCGGGGGTGTTTCTTGAAGCCAAAAGAGCAGTTCAAG includes:
- a CDS encoding TraK domain-containing protein, which produces MKRRTVVIALCGALGACVSSLADANAFVQGAQPAFPTSPVPMPPSPAFKSLGTIPSAPTPGGVTLPAQDQTAVEAEVRRAEAAANRPSQPADAGLPPQSFGRTPAAVPVTGYAGAGRLPAPLPSGGFVPPPAGASPQMISGYANNMGGEEEPPHMSMSAALKDGTMVRQQNIRVHSGKTYSIIVSGVAPNLIETPFRHPEMLVTNSKLATPIVHGQNLVVSTTPAFPVGVYVTGKNPHDPMISLTMIPKKIPPKNYRLIIPGFIPSVAPTVTGQRSGYAQRMVHLMRDAALKQVPENYRQSHKRLALPGPGGAFSWTWEFSWVGNRYRITAYSLKNTLVGPVNLMETNFYAPGVLSASVYPHHHLYPGEKTQVFVITKLTAAHGTLGGVS
- the traE gene encoding type IV conjugative transfer system protein TraE — protein: MGRLKFELFKKDYEGLLRNNRAFLIVIGVLAVVVLMQQWAIVTEKTRMVLVPPYIDKAVKIGYASADADYYESWGLYVSELMGNLTPGDAPFVEKAMGKLFSSVSYEGVKSRIAQSAAEEANADATFAFEAKSVIWQSQTGTVFVHGTLRQVNGAGRTISATPFTFSMRVHIAAGRPVLDDFHSYAGSPHTIQWKLHHIVKKQGGAS
- a CDS encoding RES family NAD+ phosphorylase; translation: MDSFFDGLSLTDVHKTLIRNIISSWASEDLFDDLSENPEDWPVAQRYEAAAKPHNHISAAPIIDRPFEEAEWYAAIEFPFRHWTTSRYSDGSFGVWYGADTVETSVYETVYHWRSRLLRDAGFEQMVIAGERESITGDRAIYGVRCDAALVDLRPRVASYPALVDPENVRFTQPIGARLKTEGHPGLATRSARCEGDVYAVLNPNVLSGPKIQSYLTYRLTDHGVVISQGPVGSIRPWMRIP
- the traL gene encoding type IV conjugative transfer system protein TraL codes for the protein MDENGASMQPVRIPNHFDDQRQILFWDIDTLAVVIMFFIIGYVLRELTIMMVLAFFAGHLFSKWKTNQLNGVLIHLSYRFGWWRINDVFKNGNTKEWVD
- a CDS encoding integration host factor subunit alpha, whose translation is MTITKLDLTRHLSDTMGLTAKECAALVNAMFDTIRATLASGEDVKLSGFGNFILHEKRARPGRNPKNGEPFEIKARRVVTFRASQLVRERC
- a CDS encoding BRO-N domain-containing protein — its product is MQNVIPFEYEGRDIRVIPGENGEPWWVAVDVCRALGLVDASVAMRKLDEDEKTTLCLTPGHVKQGLSDNAPGTSLNLVNEPGLYRLILTSRKPEAHAFKRWVTHEVLPMIRKTGKYETSPAQPKYARFADVDWPAVARMHAAYKRVAKSRKIPVAAQVTVADLAVELLIGVPLRAIISDAIAQLGDLTEPTTDVRTKAGPSEHVAIDSIQETDVRLSPEATLNVSDLGALLGGYTGIAFNRLLYGLGYQVRHTIRGKSEWHPTEKGTPFAVKIFVPRTGGRGADVPQLLWKAGILDALRAEPAVQKNFDPIKH
- a CDS encoding MbcA/ParS/Xre antitoxin family protein, which translates into the protein MAQAIIATGKENQAQHRAALAKMLMKAFDLWNVPNEDQLALLGLALENRAALSRYRRGEPLATNRDLLERSGHLLAIHKNLRLLFPHDRDLAYRWMTARNRAFGNQTPVEVICEWGFTGLLMVRSYLDRALGS
- a CDS encoding conjugal transfer protein TraG N-terminal domain-containing protein, with protein sequence MLFNPANNTLWASQGTNASGFPGSWALGLGLMFGFIIMILTGMNNLRIEFHKMLIIMVVFMALWEVQTSATVENMLTGNSVTVQGIPIGIVYPAAIFSTIAYDAAEEIGQADQNAGNNNPSLFTGSYNSNYGFAGPLALTYKLRGLYSVFNEYDSPLSGSVAQYVDHCIIPQASVVDSGELIDSPDLAATLFTGPNAIAPSNNQVPIDVNGSNQATAWQSVPCSTAQSTLSNAWSTFYGGAGSNSLNNVVSMKTQSNGKTGVDASTAESVLQTMFTTTANGGQNFIGNLILNCAAEAGNAQAASDMSSSADVTDPSTLSPYCTTKAAALGRQQAMNAGSASLFESNMIPTMALLQFLFFAMAPLTLIIAAMMGVQGLPMLGKYMIFGAWTESWIPVAQIINDYIQQTTNQLYANIQTAAAATSITTPGGGTMTMSATSSANIPMILTHAMNALSMADMMMSATPIITLVLLTGSYFALTQLGSKISGNDVVDKNMSESTPTNGTNVMASGAYGVGVNNPGTVGGSYGSTAPLNAVSYSASSGINATTTQSEAAQASLTRQATESAGITAQNMSSLINSQSAGVQSALTQTAGAQHAAKVARHAQTQYMSDFGFSKDNALTFAGILSGELATGGQITGEMVKGLVGKLGGSATGQQAAKFADSIKSGDGLKQLEDFSHAEEALSSNGLESKLSHTDQKGTAAAIGTSTAKTRSLLSARNAVETQSAGLAKAAVAAQSAGGNINFDVANTAPAITDTAAAIGHVSGNEWARMSIIAATGRNGQASEDAALAQFDQLHKRGMAIYGGSNEAATGYALISMARSMPNKAEATEMLARATGHHELAAAAAGMARDMQNIQRAVAGAGVAIDPSATGSVPDLVSQVGGATGAPSAGATQAQYQADHGAAASNVNNSTGAADWNPSAVTGFFQGAQSDVANHGPGAKLLNQAMGMFGSGVMTPQQAQQGMGKERGAYIDKAARLGSEDPNLTSLALGATGLGGMAAALALGGGLKKMMGNKAAQADLEKGMSPEEQQAMSEAANEMADGKSFGDLTEAQQGAVMKATGNLNSVANAKITQELGTKTMDSYNSGVEKMLNGKANEITPGERASIAKVAQARQAITDKLGLSKAPSGGEAVDSGGDGIAQGNSGAEEANGQVPGESVGADPLDPGSPPSVPVEKTVVPMFPGQDGYQGPSNSPGSKE